One part of the Apus apus isolate bApuApu2 chromosome 23, bApuApu2.pri.cur, whole genome shotgun sequence genome encodes these proteins:
- the LOC127393705 gene encoding interleukin-20-like: MKGSHMFLCLLSVSCWLNWMPMAGNKIFDFGPCRVPMTMTEIRSGFTAIKANIQARDPIRTLSILSHPHSLHKIQSSNRCCITYHLLNFYVVKVFRHCKTEDPYVNRKISSIANSFLSMRRKLEQCREQNKCVCGQESTEKFNQIIANYEGLNVTSAAIKSLGELDILLDWMEKSP, encoded by the exons atgAAGGGATCCCACAtgttcctctgcctcctttccGTGTCCTGCTGGTTGAATTGGATGCCAATGGCTGGGAACAAAATCTTCGACTTTGGGCCTTGCAGGGTTCCAATGACCATGACTGAGATCAGGTCTGGTTTCACTGCAATCAAAGCCAATATT CAAGCCAGAGATCCCATCAGGACCTTGAGCATCTTGTCTCACCCACACTCCCTGCACAAAATCCAG TCTTCAAACAGATGCTGCATCACCTATCACCTCTTGAACTTCTATGTGGTCAAGGTTTTCAGGCACTGCAAGACCGAGGATCCGTATGTGAACCGGAAAATCAGCAGCATCGCCAACTCCTTCCTCAGCATGAGGAGGAAACTTGAGCAGTGT CGTGAGCAaaacaagtgtgtgtgtggacaAGAATCCACTGAGAAATTTAACCAAATCATTGCAAACTACGAAGGG CTGAATGTCACATCTGCAGCAATAAAATCCCTGGGTGAGCTGGACATCCTTCTGGATTGGATGGAGAAATCTCCTTAG